GTCCACGAGGACGCGGGGGCGCAGGCGGGCGCGGGTGAACGCGGCGCGGTTCTCGCGCAGGGTGTGTTCGTCGTTCGCGCCGCTCGCGTAGTACTCCAGGGCGCCCTGGTCCAGCGCGGCGCGGCCCAGCGCCTCGATGTCGGCGAGGTTCACGGCGTGGTGCAGGGCTTCACTGGGGGTGGCCTGAACGTCGGGCGTCATGGGTCAGCGTACCGCGCCCGCCTCCGGTCGATCCGGTCAGAACGCCCACAGCGTGTCCCGGCGGGGCGGGGGAGACTGGGCGTATGCCTCCGCGTGCCCGTCCGCAGCCCGTGCCGCCCGCCCCCGGTCAGGAGAGCGTCTGGGACTACCCGCGCCCCCCGCGTCTGGAGCGCACGCCCGCGACCCTGGAGATCTGGCTGGGCGGCGAGCGGATCGCCTGCACGACAGAGGGCTTCCGGGTGCTGGAGACCAGTCACCCGCCCACCTATTACCTGCCGAAGGCGGCCTTCGCGCCGGGCGTGCTGGAGCGCGCGCCGGGCGGTAGCGTCTGCGAGTGGAAGGGCGAGGCGACGTACTGGACGCTCCGCGCGGGTGGCCGGATAGAGGAGGCGGCGGGCTGGAGTTACGAGCAGCCCACCGCGGCCTTCGCGCCGATGGCGGGGTGCGTGGCGGTGTACGCGGGCCGGATGGACGGGTGCCGCGTGAACGGCGTGCGGGTCA
This region of Deinococcus sp. JMULE3 genomic DNA includes:
- a CDS encoding DUF427 domain-containing protein; this encodes MPPRARPQPVPPAPGQESVWDYPRPPRLERTPATLEIWLGGERIACTTEGFRVLETSHPPTYYLPKAAFAPGVLERAPGGSVCEWKGEATYWTLRAGGRIEEAAGWSYEQPTAAFAPMAGCVAVYAGRMDGCRVNGVRVTPQPGGFYGGWITPDVAGPFKGAPGSWGW